Proteins co-encoded in one Rhizobium sp. NZLR1 genomic window:
- a CDS encoding D-amino acid dehydrogenase, giving the protein MKVIVLGAGIVGITSAYQLAKSGHEVTVVDRQKGPALETSFANAGEVSFGYCSPWAAPGIPAKAIKWLFMKHAPLVLRPKLDMAMLSWMARMLSNCTSERYAINKSRMLRLADYSRIALAELRAETGIAYDERMQGTLQLFRTQQQLDASAKDVKALAADGIPYEVLDRDGCIRFEPALKHVRDKIVGGLLTPKDETGDCFKFTNALAAKAEALGVRFVYGTTIKALDVEAGRVRGVITDRERMSADAVVVALGSYSPLLLKPFGISLPVYPVKGYSLTIPITDASRAPESTVMDETYKIAITRLGDRIRVGGMAEISGYTNDLGLARRSTLEHSVTDLFPGGDVSKASFWSGLRPMTPDGTPVIGPTKIIGLFLNTGHGTLGWTMSTGSARLISDLVGGRTPEIDARDLAINRYG; this is encoded by the coding sequence ATGAAAGTCATCGTTCTGGGGGCCGGCATTGTCGGCATCACATCCGCTTATCAGTTGGCTAAATCAGGCCATGAGGTCACGGTCGTCGACCGGCAGAAAGGTCCGGCGCTGGAGACGAGCTTTGCCAATGCCGGCGAAGTCTCTTTCGGCTATTGCTCGCCATGGGCAGCGCCCGGCATTCCTGCCAAAGCCATCAAGTGGCTGTTCATGAAACATGCGCCGCTCGTCCTGCGCCCGAAACTCGACATGGCCATGCTCTCCTGGATGGCAAGGATGTTGTCGAACTGCACCTCCGAGCGCTATGCAATCAACAAGAGCCGCATGCTGCGCCTTGCAGATTACAGCCGCATCGCGCTGGCCGAGCTTCGCGCAGAAACCGGCATCGCCTATGACGAACGCATGCAGGGAACCCTGCAACTGTTCCGCACGCAGCAGCAGCTTGATGCCTCGGCAAAGGATGTCAAGGCGCTGGCCGCCGACGGCATTCCCTATGAAGTGCTGGACCGGGACGGCTGCATCCGCTTCGAACCGGCATTGAAGCACGTGCGCGACAAGATCGTCGGCGGCCTGCTGACGCCGAAGGACGAGACCGGTGACTGCTTCAAATTCACCAATGCGCTGGCCGCGAAGGCCGAAGCGCTTGGTGTCCGATTCGTTTACGGGACGACGATCAAAGCACTGGATGTCGAGGCCGGCCGCGTGCGCGGCGTTATCACCGATCGTGAACGGATGAGTGCGGATGCGGTGGTGGTTGCGCTCGGCAGCTATTCGCCGCTGCTGCTCAAGCCCTTCGGCATCAGCCTGCCGGTCTATCCCGTCAAGGGTTACTCGCTCACTATCCCGATCACTGACGCGTCGCGCGCACCGGAATCGACCGTCATGGACGAGACTTACAAGATTGCGATCACCCGGCTCGGCGACCGGATCCGGGTCGGCGGCATGGCTGAAATCTCAGGCTATACCAACGATCTCGGCCTGGCCCGCCGCAGCACGCTGGAGCATTCCGTGACCGACCTTTTCCCCGGCGGCGATGTTTCCAAAGCGTCCTTCTGGTCCGGCCTGCGCCCGATGACGCCGGATGGCACGCCGGTCATCGGTCCGACAAAGATCATCGGCCTCTTCCTCAATACCGGCCACGGTACGCTCGGCTGGACGATGAGCACCGGTTCGGCGCGGTTGATCAGCGATCTGGTCGGCGGCCGCACGCCTGAGATCGACGCTCGGGATCTCGCAATCAATCGCTACGGCTGA
- a CDS encoding amino acid ABC transporter permease, producing the protein MNYTFDFNAVSIAPLLQGLWVSLQLTAAANVIGIVLGFGLALLIMSPIKVVRLPFMLFVEFFRCTPAIVQIVWIFYCVPMLFDVFLDPMTMGIMALGLNLMAFNAEAYRASIQAVPREQLDAGIALGLNPLQRVLYIVFPTAFRASIPVLLTNGIVIFQQSALVAIVAIQDLMYQGKTLATETYRPIETFTVVALIYFTVSFPITQIVGLLERRRQILVS; encoded by the coding sequence GTGAACTACACGTTCGACTTCAACGCAGTCTCCATCGCTCCGCTTCTGCAGGGGCTGTGGGTTTCACTGCAATTGACGGCCGCGGCAAACGTCATCGGCATCGTTCTGGGCTTCGGACTGGCCCTGCTGATCATGAGCCCGATCAAGGTCGTGCGGCTGCCGTTCATGCTTTTCGTCGAATTCTTCCGCTGCACGCCGGCCATCGTTCAGATCGTCTGGATATTCTACTGCGTACCGATGCTGTTCGACGTCTTCCTCGATCCGATGACGATGGGCATCATGGCGCTCGGTCTCAACCTGATGGCGTTCAACGCCGAGGCCTACCGGGCATCCATCCAGGCGGTTCCGCGCGAGCAGCTCGACGCCGGCATCGCGCTCGGTCTCAATCCGCTGCAACGGGTGCTTTACATCGTGTTTCCGACGGCGTTCCGCGCCTCGATCCCGGTGCTTTTGACCAACGGCATCGTCATCTTCCAGCAGAGCGCGCTGGTCGCGATCGTGGCGATCCAGGACCTGATGTACCAGGGCAAAACGCTGGCGACGGAGACTTATCGTCCGATTGAGACCTTCACCGTCGTCGCCCTCATCTATTTCACTGTCTCCTTCCCGATAACCCAGATCGTCGGCCTGCTCGAACGCCGCCGCCAGATCCTCGTCAGCTAG
- a CDS encoding GntR family transcriptional regulator: MSDESEVKRIRGTGWKSVYETLRNEILSLALPPGQLLDEMTLAERFDMSRSPVREALIRLGGDELVVTLSNRSTIVAPIEVATFPKYVEALDIAQRMNTRLAAALRTETDLKTITKRLKTFEAAVKTGNHLAMSEANKEFHMAIAHAGKNQYLASFYEKLLSQGQRMLHLHFEYLERTHEGYLLTDEHSLMLDAIKDKNVDLADELAHAHTRQFQDNFINFMRENYTTDVALGPLRAAE; encoded by the coding sequence GTGTCTGATGAATCGGAAGTGAAACGAATCCGTGGGACTGGCTGGAAGAGCGTCTACGAGACGCTCCGCAACGAGATCCTGTCGCTCGCTCTGCCGCCCGGTCAGCTCCTCGACGAGATGACGCTCGCCGAACGCTTCGACATGTCGCGCTCGCCGGTGCGCGAAGCCCTGATCCGGCTCGGCGGCGACGAACTGGTCGTGACGCTTTCCAACCGCAGCACGATTGTTGCGCCGATCGAAGTGGCGACCTTTCCCAAATATGTGGAGGCGCTCGATATCGCGCAGCGCATGAATACGCGGCTTGCCGCCGCACTCAGGACGGAAACCGACCTGAAGACCATCACCAAGCGGCTGAAAACCTTCGAGGCGGCAGTCAAAACCGGCAATCACCTGGCCATGTCGGAAGCCAACAAGGAGTTCCACATGGCCATCGCCCATGCCGGAAAAAATCAGTATCTCGCCTCGTTCTACGAGAAGCTGCTGTCGCAGGGACAGCGCATGCTCCACCTGCATTTCGAATATCTGGAGCGGACCCATGAGGGCTATCTCTTGACCGACGAGCACTCGCTGATGCTCGATGCCATCAAGGACAAGAACGTCGATCTCGCCGATGAGCTCGCTCACGCCCATACACGCCAGTTCCAGGACAATTTCATCAACTTCATGCGCGAGAACTACACCACGGATGTCGCGCTGGGACCGTTGCGGGCTGCGGAGTAA
- a CDS encoding pyrroline-5-carboxylate reductase, with protein MKIDRIGFVGTGAITEAMVRGLLAEPAYAAEIHVSPRSAHIAEGLAAEFAAVTIARDNQDVVARSDMVFLAIRPQIAEEVVRELSFRNGQMVVSLVAATERQALLEWIGADVSLLQAIPLPFVAHRQGVTAVYPADATVAALFDTLGTAVQCQSRKEYDLLAAASAVMSTYFGIMESVAGWLEKSGLERAKGQAYIAPLFAGLAQKASGAGAEPFSALSREFATRGGLNEQVLSDFDKKGGVAALTAALDGVLARIEGKG; from the coding sequence ATGAAGATCGACAGAATCGGATTTGTCGGCACCGGCGCCATCACCGAAGCGATGGTTCGTGGGCTACTGGCCGAACCGGCCTATGCCGCCGAGATTCACGTTTCGCCACGAAGCGCCCATATCGCCGAGGGCCTGGCGGCCGAATTCGCCGCCGTGACGATCGCCCGCGACAATCAGGATGTCGTCGCGCGCAGCGACATGGTGTTTCTGGCGATACGGCCGCAGATCGCCGAGGAGGTCGTGCGGGAACTTTCGTTCAGGAATGGCCAGATGGTCGTCAGCCTCGTCGCGGCGACGGAGCGCCAAGCCCTGCTCGAATGGATCGGCGCCGATGTCAGCCTCCTGCAGGCGATACCCCTGCCCTTCGTCGCACACCGGCAAGGTGTGACCGCCGTCTATCCCGCGGATGCCACGGTTGCGGCGCTGTTTGACACGCTCGGAACGGCCGTCCAATGCCAGTCCAGGAAGGAATATGATCTCCTCGCAGCCGCAAGCGCCGTCATGTCGACCTACTTCGGCATCATGGAATCGGTTGCCGGCTGGCTGGAAAAAAGCGGGCTCGAAAGGGCGAAGGGACAGGCCTACATAGCCCCGCTCTTCGCAGGCCTGGCGCAGAAGGCGAGCGGAGCCGGCGCCGAGCCGTTCAGTGCGCTGAGCCGCGAATTCGCCACCAGGGGAGGACTGAACGAGCAGGTTCTTTCCGACTTCGACAAGAAGGGCGGCGTTGCCGCACTTACCGCAGCACTCGACGGGGTGCTCGCCCGCATCGAGGGCAAAGGCTAG
- a CDS encoding AraC family transcriptional regulator, whose amino-acid sequence MSSRSHNPVNGSFLHDPARQSPSFWETAFSGTDPDALSEILSTPNSPIKAAAQADAPIAYRCNFVSTEDLAIAECAYEGTISIRREAPSGKVIIFLPMEGNAVFHAGKEQIHSVPGCGTILGAGRASGARLVGPRHHLGLFIDQARINRQLTHMFERTIIGDTDFHPIIDLTTGSGLVLQQLAVNLHRGLNRDGPLRQSPLALNALCDATIYLLLETCPHRYSEALALPAPAPAPRHVKWAIDFMREHIAEPISLSDIATAAEVSVRTLQQGFRQFRDTTPMAYLHELRMLAAHRDLLESGLKQAVADIALRWGFTHLGRFSAEYKKRFGQLPSQTLKR is encoded by the coding sequence ATGTCCAGTCGTTCCCATAACCCCGTCAATGGCAGCTTCCTCCACGATCCGGCGAGGCAGAGTCCGTCGTTTTGGGAGACGGCCTTCAGCGGGACGGACCCGGACGCACTCTCGGAAATATTGTCGACGCCGAACTCCCCGATCAAGGCTGCGGCTCAGGCTGACGCGCCCATCGCCTACCGCTGCAATTTCGTCTCGACGGAAGATCTGGCCATAGCCGAATGCGCCTACGAAGGCACGATCTCGATCAGGCGGGAGGCACCCAGCGGCAAGGTGATCATATTCCTGCCGATGGAGGGAAACGCCGTCTTCCATGCGGGGAAGGAGCAGATCCATTCGGTTCCCGGTTGCGGTACCATTCTCGGGGCAGGCCGCGCCTCGGGTGCCCGCCTAGTCGGCCCGCGCCATCATCTCGGTCTGTTCATCGATCAAGCGAGGATCAACAGGCAGCTGACGCATATGTTTGAGCGAACGATCATCGGTGACACCGATTTTCATCCCATTATCGACCTGACGACCGGTTCGGGACTTGTGTTGCAGCAACTGGCCGTGAACCTCCATCGCGGGCTGAACCGCGACGGGCCGCTGCGACAGTCGCCGCTGGCTCTGAACGCGCTCTGCGACGCGACGATCTATCTGCTGCTGGAGACCTGTCCCCATCGCTATTCGGAGGCACTCGCGCTCCCCGCTCCGGCGCCCGCTCCACGCCATGTGAAATGGGCCATTGACTTCATGCGGGAACATATCGCCGAGCCGATTTCGCTGAGCGACATCGCGACCGCAGCCGAGGTCAGCGTTCGGACCTTGCAACAGGGTTTCCGGCAGTTCAGGGATACCACTCCGATGGCCTACCTGCATGAACTCAGGATGCTTGCCGCCCATCGCGATTTGCTCGAATCCGGCTTGAAACAGGCCGTCGCCGACATCGCGCTCAGATGGGGGTTTACCCATCTCGGGCGATTTTCAGCTGAATATAAGAAGCGTTTCGGTCAACTGCCGTCGCAGACCTTGAAGCGCTGA
- the alr gene encoding alanine racemase yields the protein MDSDILVSRTRTVPAMQGATGYLTIDLAALGRNYRKLVSVLAPVRSGAVVKADAYGLGAERVAQTLYDHGCRHFFVAQFVEAVRLRPALARDAQIFVLNGLQPGNEIACAEMGIVPVLNSLAQWRQWATAARMLKRCLPAVLQFDTGMSRLGFPEEERTELAVALGEASSVEILFIMSHLASADDVGSEQNGEQFAEMSRIADEFPGYDISFANSGGVFLGRACHGVLARPGIALYGGAPNSSVENPMEPVVNLDVAVVQTRTVPSGAKVGYGGAHVTRGEMRLATIAAGYADGLPRSLSDRGAVYFNGIRLPIVGRVSMDSTTVDISALPEGALSLGSLVEVLGPSQTLEDIAGDAGTVSYEILTGLGDRYHRQYR from the coding sequence ATGGATAGCGACATTTTGGTTTCCCGCACCCGCACCGTCCCGGCCATGCAGGGTGCGACGGGCTATCTGACAATCGATCTGGCAGCGCTCGGCCGTAACTACCGTAAGCTCGTATCGGTGCTGGCGCCGGTTCGCTCGGGGGCCGTTGTCAAGGCCGACGCCTACGGCCTCGGCGCCGAACGGGTCGCCCAAACACTCTATGATCACGGCTGCAGGCATTTCTTCGTCGCCCAGTTCGTCGAGGCCGTCAGGTTGCGGCCGGCCCTTGCGCGCGACGCTCAGATTTTCGTGCTGAACGGCTTGCAGCCGGGCAACGAGATCGCCTGCGCCGAGATGGGCATCGTCCCGGTTCTCAACTCGCTGGCCCAGTGGCGGCAATGGGCGACGGCAGCGCGCATGCTGAAGCGCTGCCTGCCTGCCGTGCTGCAATTCGACACCGGCATGTCGCGGCTCGGTTTTCCCGAGGAGGAGCGAACCGAGCTGGCGGTGGCCCTTGGCGAAGCCAGCAGCGTCGAAATCCTGTTCATCATGAGCCATCTGGCTTCAGCCGACGACGTGGGGAGCGAGCAGAACGGCGAGCAATTTGCCGAAATGTCGCGCATTGCCGACGAATTTCCCGGCTACGATATCTCCTTCGCCAATTCCGGCGGCGTGTTCCTGGGCCGGGCCTGTCACGGCGTGCTCGCTCGCCCCGGCATCGCCCTTTATGGCGGCGCTCCGAACTCCAGCGTCGAGAACCCGATGGAACCGGTCGTCAACCTTGATGTCGCCGTCGTGCAGACGCGCACTGTACCATCCGGCGCGAAAGTCGGTTACGGAGGCGCGCATGTCACGCGAGGGGAAATGCGTCTCGCCACCATTGCCGCGGGCTACGCCGACGGCCTGCCGCGCAGCCTCAGCGATCGCGGCGCCGTCTATTTCAACGGTATCCGCCTGCCAATCGTCGGCCGCGTGTCGATGGATAGTACGACCGTCGACATATCGGCATTGCCGGAAGGCGCGCTGAGCCTCGGCAGCCTTGTCGAAGTGCTCGGCCCCAGCCAGACGCTCGAGGACATCGCCGGCGACGCCGGCACTGTATCTTACGAAATCCTAACCGGTCTGGGCGATCGTTATCACAGGCAATATCGCTGA
- a CDS encoding transporter substrate-binding domain-containing protein, with translation MLSKLMTSALRALPALALMGGLCATAAHAETAEGYWQGVQKAGVLRCGAAVAPPYVMRDPATGEYSGFFADLCKEFADVLKVKPEFVDTTWDNIVAGLQAGKWDLSLALNRTSARAMAVQFSIPAMEYQISLAYNKNNPKIPAGAASVADIDKAGVTLAVMSGTAQDKAISAAVKNATVMRLPGNDETRLAVSSKRADILVDASDTNQLFTQSNPDWALALNPTPALAKQGVAFGLPHQLSAADVEVINIFLEERVATGHVDELIRKAVDDVLKGAK, from the coding sequence ATGCTTTCGAAACTGATGACGTCCGCCTTGCGGGCGCTGCCCGCGCTCGCCCTGATGGGCGGTCTTTGCGCAACCGCCGCACATGCTGAGACCGCCGAAGGATATTGGCAGGGCGTGCAGAAGGCGGGTGTGCTGCGCTGCGGCGCGGCAGTGGCGCCGCCCTATGTCATGCGCGATCCGGCAACCGGCGAATATTCCGGCTTCTTTGCCGATCTCTGCAAGGAATTTGCCGACGTCCTTAAGGTGAAGCCTGAATTCGTCGATACGACCTGGGACAACATCGTTGCCGGCCTGCAGGCGGGCAAATGGGATCTGTCACTGGCGCTCAACCGGACCTCGGCGCGTGCCATGGCTGTGCAGTTTTCGATCCCGGCGATGGAGTACCAGATCTCGCTCGCCTATAACAAAAACAATCCGAAAATTCCGGCCGGCGCCGCCTCGGTGGCCGATATCGACAAGGCGGGCGTGACGCTCGCGGTCATGTCCGGCACGGCGCAGGACAAAGCCATCTCCGCGGCGGTGAAGAATGCCACGGTCATGCGTCTTCCCGGCAACGACGAAACCCGCCTGGCAGTGAGCTCGAAGCGCGCCGATATCCTGGTCGACGCTTCCGACACCAACCAGCTCTTCACGCAATCGAACCCGGATTGGGCGCTGGCGCTCAACCCGACGCCGGCACTCGCCAAGCAGGGCGTTGCTTTCGGCCTGCCGCATCAGCTTTCGGCCGCCGACGTCGAAGTGATCAATATCTTCCTCGAAGAGAGGGTCGCCACCGGCCATGTCGATGAACTGATCCGCAAGGCGGTCGACGACGTGCTCAAGGGCGCAAAGTAA
- a CDS encoding aspartate aminotransferase family protein produces the protein MDQISKTNAPVLDNFWMPFTANRQFKATPRLLAAAEGMYYTDVDGNQVLDGTAGLWCCNAGHGRRKISQAVERQLATLDYAPTFQMGHPIAFDFAAKLAANAPGGPEAKLDRVFFTGSGSESVDTALKIAIAYQRAIGQGTRTRIIGREKGYHGVGFGGISVGGLVNNRRVFPQIPADHMRHTLDVERNAFSKGLPAHGVELADDLERLVQLHGAETIAAVIVEPMSGSAGVVLPPKGYLEKLRATADKHGILLIFDEVITGFGRLGTPFAVDYFGVVPDLVTTAKGLTNGAIPMGAVFASRKIYDGLMVGPENAIELFHGYTYSGHPVACAAGLATLEIYEEEGLLSRASELAEYWQEGLHSLKGQPHVVDIRNLGLVGAVELAPRDGAPGTRGYDIFVDCFNKGLLIRVTGDIIALSPPLIIEKNQIDTIVSTLGDALKRAA, from the coding sequence ATGGACCAGATCAGCAAAACCAACGCGCCCGTACTCGATAATTTCTGGATGCCGTTCACCGCGAACCGGCAATTCAAGGCGACGCCGCGCCTTCTGGCGGCCGCGGAGGGCATGTATTACACCGATGTCGATGGAAATCAGGTGCTTGACGGCACCGCCGGGCTCTGGTGCTGCAATGCCGGCCACGGCCGCAGGAAGATCTCCCAGGCGGTCGAGCGGCAGCTTGCGACGCTCGACTATGCCCCGACCTTCCAGATGGGCCATCCGATCGCCTTCGACTTCGCCGCGAAGCTGGCTGCGAACGCGCCAGGCGGCCCGGAAGCCAAGCTCGACAGGGTCTTCTTTACAGGCTCTGGTTCGGAATCGGTCGATACGGCGCTGAAGATCGCCATCGCCTACCAGCGTGCGATCGGCCAGGGCACGCGTACGCGGATCATCGGGCGCGAGAAGGGATATCACGGCGTCGGCTTTGGCGGCATTTCCGTCGGCGGCCTCGTCAACAACCGGCGGGTCTTTCCGCAGATACCGGCCGACCATATGCGCCATACGCTCGACGTCGAGCGCAATGCGTTTTCGAAGGGCCTTCCTGCCCACGGCGTGGAACTGGCCGACGATCTGGAACGCCTGGTGCAACTGCACGGCGCCGAAACCATCGCCGCCGTCATCGTCGAGCCGATGTCGGGATCGGCGGGCGTGGTCCTGCCGCCGAAGGGCTATCTGGAAAAGCTGCGTGCAACCGCCGACAAGCACGGCATCCTGCTGATCTTCGACGAGGTCATCACCGGCTTCGGCCGCCTCGGCACGCCTTTCGCGGTCGATTATTTCGGCGTCGTGCCCGATCTCGTCACCACGGCAAAGGGCCTCACCAACGGTGCAATCCCGATGGGCGCGGTCTTTGCCAGCCGCAAGATCTATGACGGCCTGATGGTCGGCCCGGAAAATGCGATCGAGCTCTTCCATGGCTATACCTATTCCGGCCATCCGGTCGCCTGCGCAGCCGGCCTCGCGACCCTCGAAATCTATGAGGAGGAGGGGCTATTGTCCCGTGCATCCGAGCTTGCCGAATACTGGCAGGAGGGCCTCCATTCGCTGAAAGGCCAGCCTCATGTCGTCGATATCCGCAATCTCGGTCTGGTGGGCGCGGTCGAACTGGCGCCCCGTGACGGGGCACCGGGAACCCGCGGTTACGACATCTTCGTCGACTGCTTCAACAAGGGCCTGCTGATCCGCGTGACCGGCGACATCATCGCGCTCTCGCCACCGCTCATCATCGAGAAAAACCAGATCGACACGATCGTTTCGACCCTCGGCGATGCACTGAAGCGCGCCGCATAG
- a CDS encoding amino acid ABC transporter permease, whose protein sequence is MTLDFSILLRFENALLLGLWMTIKLTVICVVLGCSLGFLVGLARTSRNLVLRAVSSLYVEFFRGTPVLIQLFWIFFCLPLILGVELSNLVSGVIALTLYMGAIASETFRASLKSIGREQLDACVALGLPRRAQVLNVVLPQAVLRAIPTLLSNCVSLFKESALVSAVGMADLMFVGQNISNNTARPVEVLTIVALIYFIIAFPLTRAVSLIEGRILKKLAI, encoded by the coding sequence ATGACACTCGACTTCTCGATCCTGCTGCGCTTCGAAAACGCACTCCTGCTCGGCCTATGGATGACGATCAAGCTCACGGTCATCTGCGTCGTGCTCGGATGCTCCCTCGGCTTCCTCGTCGGCCTTGCCCGAACGTCGCGCAACCTCGTACTTCGCGCGGTCTCGAGCCTGTACGTCGAATTCTTCCGCGGCACGCCGGTCCTCATCCAGCTCTTCTGGATATTTTTCTGCCTGCCGCTCATCCTCGGCGTCGAGCTTTCGAACTTGGTATCGGGCGTCATCGCGCTCACGCTCTACATGGGAGCGATTGCCAGCGAAACCTTCCGGGCCAGCCTCAAGTCCATCGGCCGGGAACAGCTGGACGCCTGCGTCGCTCTCGGCCTGCCGCGCAGGGCCCAGGTCCTGAACGTCGTGCTACCCCAAGCGGTGCTGCGGGCAATTCCGACGCTGCTGTCGAACTGCGTCAGCCTTTTCAAGGAGAGCGCGCTCGTCTCGGCGGTGGGGATGGCCGATCTGATGTTCGTCGGCCAGAACATCTCCAACAACACCGCCCGTCCCGTCGAGGTGCTGACGATCGTCGCCCTGATCTACTTCATCATCGCCTTCCCACTCACGCGGGCCGTCTCCCTCATCGAGGGACGCATTCTCAAGAAGCTCGCAATCTAA
- a CDS encoding amino acid ABC transporter ATP-binding protein, whose translation MTTSFSLPLVKMQALHKSYGNGAIQVLKGIDIEMKPGERVVVIGPSGGGKSTLLRVMMGLEQIDSGSVSFDGSAYISSDSAGRKTQIDTDVRRSIGMVFQHYTLFPHLNVIQNLILAPCKVRGEAKAKATARAQALLERFGLAAKSNAYPAQLSGGQKQRVAIARALMLDPKLMLFDEVTSALDPELVSEVEQVILQLAAQNMPMMIVTHDMWFAKNIASRVIFCAGGVVVEDGPPEQVLAAPREERTKEFIDRVFHIKQ comes from the coding sequence ATGACCACGTCTTTCAGCCTTCCCCTCGTGAAAATGCAGGCGCTCCACAAAAGCTATGGAAACGGAGCCATTCAGGTGCTGAAAGGCATCGACATCGAAATGAAGCCCGGCGAACGTGTCGTCGTCATCGGGCCCAGCGGCGGCGGCAAAAGCACGCTGCTGCGCGTGATGATGGGGCTGGAGCAGATCGACAGCGGGTCAGTCAGCTTCGATGGGAGTGCATATATTTCATCCGATAGCGCAGGCCGGAAGACCCAGATCGACACCGATGTCCGCCGTTCGATCGGCATGGTGTTCCAGCACTACACGCTGTTTCCGCATCTGAACGTCATTCAGAACCTGATTCTTGCTCCCTGCAAGGTGCGCGGAGAAGCCAAGGCGAAGGCCACGGCCCGCGCGCAGGCGCTGCTCGAGCGGTTCGGGCTCGCAGCCAAATCCAATGCCTATCCGGCCCAGCTTTCCGGTGGCCAGAAACAGCGCGTCGCTATTGCCCGCGCGCTCATGCTCGACCCGAAACTGATGCTTTTCGACGAAGTCACGTCGGCTCTCGACCCGGAGCTCGTCAGCGAGGTGGAGCAGGTCATCCTGCAACTCGCCGCCCAGAACATGCCGATGATGATCGTGACCCACGACATGTGGTTCGCCAAGAACATCGCCTCGCGCGTCATCTTCTGCGCCGGCGGCGTGGTCGTCGAGGACGGCCCTCCCGAGCAGGTGCTCGCCGCCCCGCGCGAGGAGCGTACGAAGGAATTCATCGACCGCGTTTTCCATATTAAGCAGTAG
- a CDS encoding Lrp/AsnC family transcriptional regulator translates to MSALDATDRNILRLLRLDARMSNAKLAAEIGLSPSACLRRIKIMEKSAVIRGYTALVDTGNADEMIAVIINITLERQTEDHLDRFEAAVRRHPEIRECFLMTGGSDYLLRVEVASPGEFERIHKEILSTLPGVLRIHSSFSIRNVLATRTRGRR, encoded by the coding sequence ATGTCCGCCCTCGACGCTACCGATCGCAATATTCTGAGACTGCTGCGCCTCGATGCCCGCATGAGCAATGCCAAGCTCGCAGCAGAGATCGGCCTTTCTCCATCGGCCTGCCTCCGGCGCATCAAGATCATGGAAAAATCAGCCGTGATCCGCGGCTATACGGCGCTGGTGGACACCGGCAATGCGGATGAGATGATCGCCGTGATCATCAACATCACCCTCGAACGGCAGACGGAGGACCATCTCGACCGCTTCGAGGCGGCGGTCCGCCGGCATCCTGAGATCCGCGAATGCTTTCTGATGACGGGCGGTTCCGACTATCTCCTGCGCGTGGAGGTCGCCAGTCCGGGCGAATTCGAGCGGATCCACAAGGAAATACTATCGACCCTGCCGGGCGTTCTCAGAATTCATTCCAGTTTCTCGATCCGCAATGTTCTGGCGACGCGCACGAGGGGCAGGCGGTGA
- a CDS encoding cupin domain-containing protein → MSVDIGNRLRHLRIARKLSQRELAKRTGVPNSTISLIESNASNPSVGALKRILDGIPIGLAEFFAFEPERPRKAFYAAEELVEIGKGAISYRQVGENLFGRSLQMLKECYQPGADTGKIPLVHEGEEGGIVLSGRLEVTVDDERRILGPGDAYYFESRRPHRFRCVGPVPCDVISACTPPTF, encoded by the coding sequence ATGTCAGTCGATATCGGCAACCGCCTTCGCCATCTCCGTATCGCCCGCAAGCTTTCGCAGCGTGAACTTGCCAAGCGTACGGGAGTGCCGAATTCGACCATTTCGCTGATAGAATCGAACGCCTCCAACCCCTCGGTCGGGGCTTTGAAGAGAATTCTGGACGGGATCCCGATCGGTCTGGCGGAATTCTTCGCCTTTGAGCCTGAGCGTCCAAGGAAGGCCTTCTATGCGGCCGAGGAACTGGTTGAGATCGGCAAGGGTGCCATCTCCTACAGGCAGGTTGGGGAGAACTTGTTCGGGCGCAGCCTGCAAATGCTCAAGGAATGCTACCAGCCAGGCGCCGACACCGGAAAGATTCCGCTTGTCCACGAGGGAGAGGAGGGCGGGATCGTACTCTCGGGAAGGCTTGAGGTGACCGTCGACGACGAGCGGCGTATCCTCGGGCCGGGCGATGCCTATTATTTCGAGAGCCGGCGACCGCATCGGTTCCGCTGTGTCGGGCCTGTACCTTGCGACGTCATCAGCGCCTGCACGCCACCAACTTTTTAG